TAAAAGTGAGATTGTTCCTTCTCTAGTAGAGAAGTTTAACTACACTTCTGTAATGGAAGTCCCAAAGATCGAAAAAATCGTAATCAACATGGGTGTTGGTGACGCAGTTTCCAACTCTAAAGTATTGGACACAGCAGTTGAAGAGCTTACAGCTATCGCTGGTCAAAAGCCAGTAATCACTCGTGCTAAGAAATCTATCGCAGGCTTCAAGCTTCGTGAAGGGATGCCGATCGGTACAAAAGTAACTCTTCGCGGAGAACGCATGTTTGATTTCTTAGACAAACTAATCTCTGTTACACTTCCACGTGTTCGTGACTTCCGTGGTATTTCAAAGAAAGCTTTTGATGGCCGTGGTAACTACACTCTTGGTGTAAAAGAACAATTGATCTTCCCGGAGATCGATTATGATAAAGTTAACAAAGTTCGCGGTATGGACATCGTTATCGTAACGACTGCCAACACGGACGAAGAGGCACGTGAGCTATTGACTCAAGTAGGAATGCCTTTCCA
This genomic stretch from Fictibacillus marinisediminis harbors:
- the rplE gene encoding 50S ribosomal protein L5 — its product is MNRLQERYKSEIVPSLVEKFNYTSVMEVPKIEKIVINMGVGDAVSNSKVLDTAVEELTAIAGQKPVITRAKKSIAGFKLREGMPIGTKVTLRGERMFDFLDKLISVTLPRVRDFRGISKKAFDGRGNYTLGVKEQLIFPEIDYDKVNKVRGMDIVIVTTANTDEEARELLTQVGMPFQK